A part of Rattus rattus isolate New Zealand chromosome 6, Rrattus_CSIRO_v1, whole genome shotgun sequence genomic DNA contains:
- the Bhlhe40 gene encoding class E basic helix-loop-helix protein 40: MERIPSAQPPPTCLPKTPGLEHGDLSGMDFAHMYQVYKSRRGIKRSEDSKETYKLPHRLIEKKRRDRINECIAQLKDLLPEHLKLTTLGHLEKAVVLELTLKHVKALTNLIDQQQQKIIALQSGLQAGDLSGRNIEAGQEMFCSGFQTCAREVLQYLAKHENTRDLKSSQLVTHLHRVVSELLQGGASRKPLDSAPKAVDFKEKPSFLAKGSEGPGKNCVPVIQRTFAPSGGEQSGSDTDTDSGYGGELEKGDLRSEQPYFKSDHGRRFTVGERVSTIKQESEEPPTKKSRMQLSDEEGHFSGSDLMGSPFLGPHPHQPPFCLPFYLIPPSATAYLPMLEKCWYPTSVPLLYPGLNTSAAALSSFMNPDKIPTPLLLPQRLPSPLAHSSLDSSALLQALKQIPPLNLETKD; this comes from the exons ATGGAGCGGATCCCCAGCGCGCAACCACCTCCTACCTGCCTGCCCAAAACGCCAGGGCTAGAGCACGGAGACCTGTCAGG GATGGATTTTGCCCACATGTACCAAGTGTACAAGTCCAGGCGGGGAATAAAACGGAGCGAGGACAGCAAG GAAACTTACAAATTGCCGCACCGGTTGATTGAGAAAAAGAGACGTGACCGGATTAACGAGTGCATTGCCCAGCTGAAGGATCTCCTACCCGAACATCTCAAACTTACT acttTGGGTCACTTGGAGAAAGCAGTGGTTCTCGAGCTGACGCTGAAGCACGTGAAAGCATTGACAAACCTAATtgatcagcagcagcagaaaaTCATTGCCCTGCAGAGCGGTTTACAAGCTG GTGATCTGTCGGGAAGAAATATCGAGGCAGGACAAGAAATGTTCTGCTCCGGTTTCCAGACCTGTGCCCGGGAGGTACTTCAGTACCTGGCCAAGCATGAAAACACTAGGGACCTGAAGTCTTCCCAGCTTGTCACTCATCTCCACCGTGTGGTCTCTGAACTCCTGCAGGGTGGTGCTTCCAGGAAACCATTGGACTCAGCTCCCAAAGCCGTGGACTTCAAAGAGAAGCCCAGCTTCCTAGCCAAGGGATCAGAAGGCCCTGGGAAAAACTGTGTGCCAGTCATCCAGAGGACTTTTGCCCCCTCGGGCGGGGAGCAGAGTGGTAGTGACACGGACACAGACAGTGGCTACGGAGGCGAATTGGAGAAGGGTGACTTGCGCAGTGAGCAACCCTACTTCAAGAGCGATCACGGACGCAGGTTCACCGTGGGAGAACGAGTCAGCACAATTAAGCAAGAATCTGAAGAGCCCCCCACCAAAAAGAGCCGAATGCAGCTCTCAGATGAGGAAGGCCACTTCTCGGGCAGTGACCTGATGGGTTCCCCATTTCTCGGGCCTCACCCACATCAGCCTCCCTTTTGCCTGCCCTTCTATCTCATCCCACCATCGGCCACTGCCTACCTGCCTATGCTGGAGAAATGCTGGTACCCGACCTCTGTGCCACTGTTATACCCAGGCCTCAACACCTCAGCAGCAGCCCTCTCCAGCTTCATGAACCCAGACAAGATCCCAACTCCCTTGCTCCTGCCCCAGAGACTCCCTTCTCCCTTGGCACATTCGTCCCTTGACTCTTCAGCCTTGCTCCAGGCCCTGAAGCAGATCCCTCCTTTAAACTTAGAAACCAAAGACTAA